In Ascochyta rabiei chromosome 2, complete sequence, one genomic interval encodes:
- a CDS encoding protein transport protein sft2, producing MASASFRESMNSLGWTRREPDAPVNTAPPSIADRVSNLFGAGGYVRLPISESNPGAPLPAPTRREEEEGFFALSRWDRLLVFGGLLLAALAMFATCIGLMFTPIFIVKPRKFAILWTMGSVLFLAAWSVMMGPIQYVQHLISGPRLPFTAAYFGSIALTLYFSLGLHSTVLTFVAVIAQLVSLLWFTVSYFPMGSTGLRFGARFAGNRVAAWMND from the exons ATGGCCTCTGCCTCGTTTCGCGAGTCAATGAACTCCCTAGGCTGGACCAGGAGAGAGCCCGATGCGCCTGTCAACACGGCGCCTCCCTCCATCGCGGACAGAGTCTCCAACCTGTTCGGTGCAGGTGGCTACGTTAGGCTTCCCATTTCAGAATCAAACCCTGGTGCCCCGCTCCCCGCGCCCACcagaagagaagaggaggagggcTTCTTTGCGC TGAGTCGTTGGGACCGTTTACTCGTTTTCGGTGGACTGCTACTGGCAGCCTTGGCCATGTTTGCTACCTGCATCGGGCTCATGTTCACGCCCATCTTTATCGTCAAACCTCGCAAGTTTGCCATACT GTGGACCATGGGCAGTGTTCTGTTTTTGGCGGCCTGGAGTGTCATGATGGGCCCCATCCAGTACG TGCAGCATCTTATCTCTGGTCCGCGACTTCCCTTCACTGCCGCTTATTTCGGGAGCATTGCACTTACGCTCTATTTCTCTCTTGGT CTCCACAGCACGGTTCTCACCTTTGTTGCCGTCATTGCGCAACTGGTTTCCTTGCTCTGGTTCACCGTCTCCTACTTCCCCATGGGCTCCACAGGTCTACGGTTTGGAGCGCGCTTTGCAGGAAACCGCGTCGCTGCTTGGATGAACGACTAA
- a CDS encoding Cytochrome c oxidase assembly protein cox19, variant 2 yields MASFGGAGLGQKVIKPNPPERGSFPLDHDGECKDMMLSYLRCIKSHRGTNDSECRNLSKAYLSCRMDRYVPDLPSSPHSLSRCDNLPGPHPLARARERRGACHTDLSKFSNQVVGNIGPGSCAHARERCSSPHSSSLVRSETSGLSNRSLASPFRPPALRHCPLRDSCPLNDIHISTHHRCTASAASEQSASLPQTESGRTCH; encoded by the exons ATGGCTTCTTTTGGTGGCGCCGGTCTCGGGCAAAAAGTCATCAAGCCCAATCC TCCTGAGCGCGGCTCTTTCCCGCTCGATCACGACG GCGAGTGCAAGGACATGATGCTATCCTACCTCAGGTGCATCAAATCACACCGTGGAACCAACGACTCTGAATGCCGCAATCTGTCCAAGGCATACCTGTCCTGTCGGATGGATCGGTACGTACCGGATCTTCCTTCCTCTCCACACAGCCTGTCTCGTTGCGACAATCTCCCAGGGCCCCACCCCTTGGCGAGAGCAAGGGAGAGAAGAGGAGCTTGTCACACCGACCTGTCAAAGTTTTCGAACCAGGTCGTTGGGAACATTGGGCCTGGAAGCTGCGCGCACGCAAGGGAGAGATGCAGCAGCCCTCATTCCTCATCTCTTGTCAGATCTGAAACGTCTGGCCTGTCAAATCGGTCGCTTGCCAGCCCTTTCCGTCCACCAGCGCTCCGACACTGTCCTCTACGGGACAGTTGCCCCCTCAACGATATCCACATCTCCACACATCACCGTTGCACTGCGTCGGCAGCATCCGAACAAAGCGCATCGCTGCCCCAAACAGAATCAGGAAGAACATGTCACTGA
- a CDS encoding RNA ligase (ATP) yields the protein MAHRDRAPFVAQDPKETTALIHSLQAHEGKKGKGGFSVKKHTFTLPNGRTVDSWKMNDWDYKKEHLPTYARGLFTYTNLDGNSEIAVRGYDKFFNHGEVSKTEWKNVERNTRGPYELSVKENGCIIFVSGLDDDTLLVCSKHSTGARGDAELSHACAGERWVERHIATVGKTKEDLARTLRAMNATLVAELCDDEFEEHVLAYTPDQAGLYVHGINLNLPEFATYPGHLVDKFADEWGMKKVVYVIEDDIAKVKTFLDKVAETGNYNGRDTEGFVIRCQARATDGAPYEDWFFKYKFEEPYLMYRQWRECTKAMIAGKPPRYKKHKAITEEYCDFARKKFVQNPGLAKAYNHNHGIIKLRDDFLSFRGTTGAEIIQQELNNGAQESKSVNRNIVLVPIATIGCGKTTVALALVKLFGWGHFQNDNVKAKKGRGQVFADTISSLLITNPVVIADRNNHQKRERDQIINDISRTVKDARFVALHYVHERSNYDAIRDATRKRVLDRGDNHQTIQAGSKGSGEIIEIMEGFMHRFQPLDRSEAPDDLFDLVINIDPVLDSRQNLETIIGKMAETYPALFEGREMPTDIDMDEAIQWAMNDYTPDFKMDLSRGGKAGPKSQQLNNNQILQNMQKSDGGGANGGKQSQGDTRSKKAPRMEYFSVKLSASRVSSILDAVFSEKGPEAARLYNHLKQQRRVQNEFHVTLIHRASAAQNQPYWDKLIKLNDTVQTTAANGGAGEPELGKCGVLMERLIWDDRIMCFVVRLNGSSTLQLESEAGTTTEELIFETVNPIAHVTVGTANQSIKPKESNDLLQRWLNEGSGAETGIGEAIVKGNVVLDGSVRGVLGRL from the coding sequence ATGGCCCATCGCGACCGCGCCCCGTTCGTGGCTCAGGACCCAAAGGAGACCACAGCACTCATCCACTCGTTGCAAGCGCATGAGGGCAAGAAGGGAAAGGGTGGCTTCTCGGTCAAGAAGCACACATTCACCCTGCCCAATGGCCGGACCGTCGACTCGTGGAAGATGAACGACTGGGACTACAAGAAAGAGCACCTTCCCACATACGCGCGAGGCCTGTTCACATACACCAACCTTGACGGAAACAGCGAGATTGCTGTACGAGGCTATGACAAATTCTTCAACCATGGAGAAGTCAGTAAAACGGAATGGAAAAATGTCGAGCGGAACACCAGAGGGCCATATGAGCTGAGTGTGAAGGAGAACGGCTGCATCATCTTCGTCTCTGGTCTCGACGACGACACACTACTGGTCTGCAGCAAGCACTCCACAGGCGCACGCGGTGATGCCGAGCTCAGCCATGCGTGTGCAGGCGAGCGTTGGGTGGAGAGGCATATTGCGACCGTGGGAAAGACGAAGGAAGATCTTGCGCGAACATTGCGGGCAATGAACGCAACACTGGTGGCTGAGCTGTGCGACGACGAGTTCGAAGAGCATGTCCTCGCATACACACCCGACCAGGCTGGTCTGTACGTTCACGGCATTAACCTCAACCTGCCCGAATTTGCGACATATCCTGGGCACCTGGTCGACAAGTTCGCAGATGAGTGGGGAATGAAAAAGGTCGTTTATGTCATCGAGGACGACATCGCCAAAGTCAAAACGTTTCTGGACAAGGTCGCAGAGACTGGCAACTACAATGGGCGCGACACCGAAGGGTTTGTCATCCGATGTCAGGCACGAGCAACCGACGGTGCGCCCTACGAGGATTGGTTCTTCAAGTATAAGTTCGAGGAGCCGTATCTTATGTACAGGCAGTGGCGTGAGTGCACCAAGGCTATGATTGCTGGTAAGCCTCCACGCTACAAGAAGCACAAGGCCATCACCGAGGAGTACTGCGACTTCGCGCGCAAGAAGTTCGTGCAGAACCCCGGGCTGGCGAAAGCTTACAATCATAACCACGGTATCATCAAGTTGCGTGATGATTTCCTGTCATTCCGAGGCACCACAGGCGCAGAGATTATTCAGCAGGAGCTGAACAACGGTGCACAGGAGAGCAAGTCGGTCAACAGAAACATTGTGCTTGTGCCGATCGCGACCATCGGCTGCGGCAAGACAACTGTTGCGCTTGCACTGGTGAAACTGTTCGGATGGGGCCATTTCCAGAACGACAATGTCAAAGCAAAGAAGGGTCGAGGCCAGGTATTCGCTGACACCATCTCGTCACTGCTCATCACCAACCCTGTCGTCATTGCCGACCGCAACAACCACCAGAAGCGCGAGCGAGACCAAATCATCAACGATATCTCACGCACCGTGAAGGATGCTCGCTTTGTTGCACTACATTATGTTCACGAGCGATCAAATTATGATGCCATCCGGGACGCGACACGGAAGCGTGTGCTCGATCGCGGCGACAACCATCAGACCATCCAGGCCGGATCAAAGGGTTCGGGTGAAATTATCGAGATTATGGAGGGCTTCATGCATCGCTTCCAGCCTCTCGATCGCTCAGAGGCTCCTGACGATCTCTTCGACCTCGTCATCAACATCGACCCTGTTCTCGACTCACGCCAAAATCTGGAGACAATTATTGGCAAGATGGCGGAGACGTATCCTGCGCTGTTCGAAGGTAGAGAAATGCCTACTGATATTGACATGGACGAAGCAATCCAGTGGGCCATGAACGACTACACACCCGACTTCAAGATGGACCTGTCGCGAGGTGGGAAAGCCGGGCCAAAGAGCCAACAGCTCAACAACAACCAGATCCTCCAGAACATGCAGAAGAGCGACGGCGGAGGCGCGAATGGGGGGAAACAGTCGCAGGGTGATACAAGGTCCAAGAAAGCACCGCGCATGGAGTACTTTTCCGTCAAGCTAAGTGCTTCCCGTGTAAGCTCAATCCTCGATGCTGTGTTCAGCGAAAAAGGCCCCGAGGCTGCGCGTCTCTACAACCATCTGAAGCAGCAGCGTCGTGTTCAGAATGAGTTCCACGTCACGCTCATCCACCGGGCTTCAGCAGCTCAAAACCAGCCATACTGGGACAAGCTGATCAAGCTGAACGACACAGTCCAGACGACAGCCGCGAATGGAGGTGCCGGGGAACCTGAATTAGGCAAATGCGGCGTTCTCATGGAGCGCTTGATTTGGGACGATCGCATTATGTGCTTTGTGGTGCGTCTCAACGGCTCCAGCACGCTCCAGTTGGAAAGTGAGGCGGGCACGACGACCGAGGAGCTGATATTTGAGACTGTCAATCCAATTGCGCACGTCACTGTTGGTACGGCAAACCAGAGCATCAAGCCCAAGGAGAGCAACGACCTGCTGCAGCGATGGCTGAACGAAGGTTCCGGCGCGGAGACCGGCATTGGAGAAGCCATTGTCAAGGGCAATGTGGTGCTGGATGGAAGCGTCCGAGGTGTACTGGGACGACTGTAG
- a CDS encoding Nitrogen permease regulator 3, with protein MALPLPQSPSLHAILLITKSRSLGPRLVFHYPPLSPSAAALAAARDPSWYRNEGSTASVDSHSSNSDWDSSTEADENDDLELGSRTSGRGSGRTGPSGSRDRLKLGIGGWGRQETIDEEDIGDEEDAGGRHRGGDYDWNSVLGFKVDALEKILTPSEDYNKRRFELGVEGIVFVGAPMFVREDGLWKKLRRKKKKKSELQKIEDGDLVGNLSIAEEDFEPEPFIYPPGFEPGYGHDSPSVPGSVAPSEAGSDARSNSTAGHEDSPDMTMFNVVFVLNPPALEHQRCVKEMYDNVTRKYAKALKYEQARFQYVWKESKRIIDFKQRAKENGESISVTWRYLTATSPLARSIAILYDAISNDKIAHIHFDATFNTSFQIPQAISTPYLPSALEPQMPGLWLTTSNVLLDEQEAPMTQHAALLLLEDPEVLIKDLGGESSENGVAIAGLIRRIIPTKSLFKISKKHNISAHDMQYIASHLVYWRRARLIDPLSQRDTYIVSPNADMNSLPAAAASFARQFPTLPSLPKFLSLLSGTPRMYKSFIPTYEHRDTYLEVLAWLMRGGWVTQLRTFAWIRVTPEIKAHVAVEMEREERMKKAEEARRELMSESGSVNASLFSDKRSSLLSESTARPLTPMKWRRDRSADTLEEMESSTVLSPRITATGSANYYRGSPARPASDAGSNSSQRTTIALNAAGRPDSPSHLLPHNNNNNNNNNNNNNNNNNNNNNNNNNNNNNNNNNNNNKVHKPSRLHLKPTSPSLNAVSSPPLPVEEDLIPQPHLFKPSLILSPKKASSVEARWLEAIGKTFEEIDHHHPRHPSYPVNNPSPPKHTDSILGISGKELKEQWPMLQKHLDGKHAIEDVAPREGMKRKRVAVLFNAVREKGWLVVVRHW; from the coding sequence ATGGCGCTGCCGCTACCTCAATCGCCCAGTCTCCACGCAATCCTGCTAATTACCAAGTCGCGCTCGCTGGGACCTCGCCTTGTCTTCCACTACCCACCGCTATCGCCCTCGGCCGCGGCTCTCGCTGCAGCCAGGGACCCTTCCTGGTACCGCAACGAAGGCTCCACCGCAAGTGTTGATTCGCATAGTTCCAACAGCGACTGGGACAGCAGCACGGAAGCTGACGAGAACGATGACCTGGAACTGGGTAGCCGCACGAGCGGTCGTGGCTCTGGGCGAACAGGCCCCAGCGGAAGCCGAGACAGACTGAAGCTCGGTATCGGTGGCTGGGGCAGACAAGAGACTATCGACGAGGAAGACATCGGTGATGAAGAGGACGCTGGCGGGCGGCACCGCGGCGGTGACTACGACTGGAACTCGGTCCTCGGCTTCAAGGTTGATGCGCTTGAAAAGATACTGACGCCGAGTGAGGATTACAACAAGAGACGCTTCGAGCTTGGTGTGGAGGGCATCGTCTTTGTCGGCGCACCCATGTTTGTCAGGGAAGACGGCCTGTGGAAGAAGCTCAGgcggaagaagaagaaaaagtcTGAGCTGCAGAAGATCGAAGACGGCGATCTAGTTGGCAATCTGTCCATCGCAGAAGAGGACTTCGAACCAGAGCCGTTCATATACCCCCCAGGCTTTGAGCCAGGCTATGGCCACGACTCGCCATCCGTACCTGGGTCCGTGGCGCCTTCCGAAGCAGGGTCTGACGCTCGTAGCAACTCCACAGCCGGACACGAAGACAGCCCTGATATGACCATGTTCAATGTTGTGTTCGTGCTGAATCCTCCTGCTTTGGAACACCAACGATGTGTCAAGGAGATGTACGACAACGTGACACGAAAGTATGCCAAAGCCCTGAAATACGAGCAAGCCAGGTTTCAGTACGTCTGGAAGGAATCGAAGCGCATCATCGACTTCAAGCAACGTGCGAAAGAGAACGGGGAATCAATCAGTGTAACATGGAGGTACCTTACCGCCACTTCACCATTGGCTAGGTCGATAGCCATATTGTACGATGCCATCTCGAATGACAAGATTGCGCACATCCATTTTGATGCTACCTTCAACACATCCTTTCAGATACCTCAAGCCATATCAACACCATACTTACCAAGCGCCCTCGAACCGCAGATGCCCGGCCTGTGGCTTACGACATCGAACGTTTTGCTAGATGAGCAGGAAGCACCCATGACACAGCATGCAGCTCTTCTCCTGCTCGAGGATCCTGAGGTCTTGATCAAAGATCTGGGCGGCGAGTCATCTGAGAACGGAGTCGCGATAGCTGGGTTAATCCGGAGAATCATACCCACAAAGTCTCTGTTTAAGATCTCAAAGAAGCACAACATCTCGGCCCATGACATGCAGTACATAGCCTCGCACTTGGTCTACTGGCGGCGCGCTCGGCTGATCGACCCTCTGTCGCAACGAGATACCTACATAGTGTCTCCAAACGCAGACATGAACTCCCTGCCTGCTGCAGCCGCCTCGTTTGCACGGCAGTTTCCAACTTTGCCATCGCTGCCGAAATTCTTGAGTCTACTATCGGGGACTCCTCGCATGTACAAGAGCTTCATTCCCACCTACGAGCACAGAGACACTTACCTCGAAGTACTTGCATGGCTGATGCGAGGCGGTTGGGTGACACAGCTGCGAACGTTTGCCTGGATCCGCGTCACTCCCGAGATCAAAGCTCACGTAGCAGTAGAAATGGAGCGAGAAGAGCGGATGAAAAAGGCCGAAGAAGCGAGGAGAGAGCTGATGAGCGAGAGCGGTTCGGTAAATGCATCGCTGTTCTCTGACAAGCGATCAAGTTTGCTGTCTGAAAGCACAGCTAGACCACTCACACCGATGAAGTGGCGTCGAGATAGGAGCGCCGACACCTTGGAAGAGATGGAGTCTAGCACAGTACTCAGCCCTCGCATCACAGCGACAGGCTCTGCCAACTACTACCGAGGTTCGCCGGCCCGCCCAGCCTCAGACGCGGGGAGCAATAGCAGCCAACGGACCACGATCGCTCTGAACGCCGCAGGTCGACCCGACTCGCCATCACATCTTCTGCctcacaacaacaacaacaacaacaacaacaacaacaacaacaacaacaacaacaacaacaacaacaacaacaacaacaacaacaacaacaacaacaacaacaacaacaacaacaaggTGCACAAGCCGAGTCGGCTACACCTCAAACCTACCTCACCATCGCTCAACGCCGTGAGCTCGCCACCTCTGCCGGTAGAAGAGGATCTCATCCCACAGCCGCACCTGTTCAAACCCAGCCTGATCCTCAGCCCCAAGAAAGCCTCTAGCGTCGAGGCCCGCTGGCTCGAAGCGATTGGGAAGACGTTTGAAGAGATCGACCACCACCATCCTCGACACCCATCTTATCCCGTCAACAACCCCAGTCCACCGAAACATACAGACAGCATCCTAGGTATCTCAGGCAAAGAGCTGAAAGAGCAGTGGCCGATGCTGCAGAAGCATTTGGACGGTAAACACGCCATTGAGGATGTCGCGCCAAGAGAGGGgatgaagaggaagagggtCGCTGTGCTGTTCAATGCAGTGAGGGAGAAAGGGTGGTTGGTCGTTGTCCGGCATTGGTAA
- a CDS encoding Cytochrome c oxidase assembly protein cox19 → MASFGGAGLGQKVIKPNPPERGSFPLDHDGECKDMMLSYLRCIKSHRGTNDSECRNLSKAYLSCRMDRNLMAPDSFKNLGFGEDGGGPSAPTPTATPAHPPQPQGNDKPRTS, encoded by the exons ATGGCTTCTTTTGGTGGCGCCGGTCTCGGGCAAAAAGTCATCAAGCCCAATCC TCCTGAGCGCGGCTCTTTCCCGCTCGATCACGACG GCGAGTGCAAGGACATGATGCTATCCTACCTCAGGTGCATCAAATCACACCGTGGAACCAACGACTCTGAATGCCGCAATCTGTCCAAGGCATACCTGTCCTGTCGGATGGATCG GAATCTCATGGCTCCTGATTCATTCAAGAACCTCGGCTTCGGAGAGGACGGCGGCGGCCCCAGTGCTCCTACTCCGACTGCAACCCCAGCCCATCCGCCGCAACCTCAAGGGAACGATAAACCCCGCACTTCCTAG